Below is a window of Bacillota bacterium DNA.
TAGTAAAGAGGGAGGCACCAAGAAGCCATGAGTAAAGATATTAAGCGTGAGCGCATCGCGCGGCGCATCGCCAGCGAACTGACCGACGGCATGGTTGTTAACTTAGGCATTGGGTTGCCCACGCAAGTGGCCAACTACCTGCCGAGCGAGATTAAGGTCTTGTTTCACTCCGAAAACGGCTTTGTGGGGCTAGGCTCCGCGCCTTTGCCCGGGCAAGAAGACCCCGATGTCACTAATGCGGGTGCGCAGCCAGTCACCATTTTGCCGGGGGGTGCCTGCTTTGACAGCTGCATGTCTTTCGCCATTATCCGCGGCGGGCATGTTGACATTACCGTCCTAGGCGCGCTCGAGGTAGATGAAGAAGGCAACCTAGCTAACTGGATGGTGCCAGGCAAGATGGTGCCTGGCATGGGCGGAGCGATGGACCTCACGGTAGGAGCGCGGCGCGTCATCGTCGCTATGGAGCACACCGCTAAGGGCAAATCTAAGATTTTAAAGAAGTGCACCCTGCCCCTTACCGCCAAGCAAGAAGTAGATATGATTGTCACCGAAATGGCCGTGCTCGAAGTAACACCCGCGGGCCTAGTACTAAGGGAAATTGCCCCTGACACCACCATTGAAGAAGTAATCGCCCAAACCGAGGCCACTTTAATTATCAGCGACGTAAAAATAATGGAGGTCTAGCAGATGAAATTCTTTCTTGACACCGCCAACATCAGCGAAATTAAGCGCGCCGTAAAGCTTGGCGTCATTGACGGCATTACCACTAACCCCACCCTTATTGCTAAGGAGGGGCTAGCCTTTCATCCCACCGTACAAGAAATCTGTGCCCTTTGCCCCGGCCCAGTCAGTGCCGAAGCCATTAGCTTAGACGTGCCAGGTATGCTGCGTGAAGCACATGAGCTAGCCGCCCTAGCCCCCAATGTGGTCGTCAAAATCCCCATGACCGCGAACGGGCTCGAGGCCGTAGCCGCTTTAAGCCAGGTCGGCATTAAGACGAATGTCACCCTTATTTTTTCTGCCAACCAAGCACTGCTGGCAGCGCGGGCCGGCGCGACATATGTTTCGCCCTTTGTCGGCCGTTTAGACGACATTTCGGCCCCCGGTATGGAGGTAGTGCACGACATCGCCCATATCTTCCGCTTGCATGGTCTGCCCACCGAAATAATTGCCGCGTCTTTGCGCCACCCGCAACATGTCCATGCCGCAGCTGTGGCCGGGGCACATATAGCCACCGTTCCCTACAAAGTAATCGAGCAAATGATTAACCACCCCCTTACCACCTTAGGAATCGAGCGTTTCTTGGCCGACTGGCAGACAGTTAAAGACAAGAGTTAAGCAGCTATTCGTAATCTATAACTAAGGGGGCTATCTATGGAGCGGGAGCTAGCGCTAGAGTTTGTCAGGGTGACCGAGGCCGCGGCCATTTCCGCGGGACGCCTGATGGGGCGGGGACAAAAAGAGGCAGCGGATGCCGCTGCCGTCGATGCCATGCGTGCCATGCTAGACACGGTGCAAATTAGGGGAACCATAGTTATCGGCGAAGGTGAAATGGACGAGGCCCCCATGCTCTACATCGGCGAAAAAGTTGGCGGGGCCTCGTTTCCAGAAGTAGATATCGCCGTCGACCCCTTAGAGGGGACTAGCCTCGTGGCCAAGGGTCTCCCTAACGCTATTGCCGTACTGGCCGTGGCCGAAAAAGGCGGCCTGCTGCACGCTCCCGACATGTACATGCAGAAACTAGCCGTAGGTAGCGAGGCTAAGGGCTGTATTGACCTTAATGCCCCCCTAAAATACAATCTCGAAAAAGTAGCCCATGCCAAGGGCAAGCGTGTGGCAGACTTGACGGTGGTCATCCTCGACCGCGAGCGCCATGCTTCTATCATTCGCGAGGTGCGCGAAGCAGGTGCCCGCATCAAGCTCATCTCCGATGGGGACGTGGCGCCGGCCGTAGCTACGGCCTTTGGGGACAGCGGCGTCGACATGCTGGTCGGCATTGGCGGCGCGCCGGAAGGGGTCTTAGCAGCGGCAGCTCTAAAGTGTTTGGGCGGCGAAATGCAAGCCCGCCTGATGCCCACCTGCGAGGCCGAGGTTCGCCGTGCCGAGAGCATGGGCTTTAAAGATGTCTCTGCGGTACTCACCTTGCAGGATATTGTTAAAGGCAATGATGTCATTTTTGCGGCCACCGGCATTACCGATGGCGATCTGCTGCGCGGGGTGCGTTACCTAGGCGCTAAGGCCACTACGCATTCCATCGTCATGCGCTCTAAAACTGGCACTGTCCGCCTAGTAGAAGCAACTCACCTACTTGAGAAAAAGGCCTTTCTGCGGCGCGATGTCTAACGGGCAAGTCTGTGGCGCCTTAGCTTTACCTGTGCTGAATTTGCCGCACATCTTCTAGCACCATCTCCCAGCGCTTTTGCCAAGTATGTTCACGCAGCAGGCGCTCTCTGGCCTTAGCCGAGAGTGCCTGTAATTTTTCGGGGTGCGCTAAATGGTCTTTAAGCTTTGTCACTAGCTCAGGCAGAGAATTGTAGCCGACTATTTCTTCACCATAGGTAAAATACTTCTGCATCTCCGCGAACTCCTCGGTGAAAACCGGCGTGCCGCAGGCGACAGCCTCAAAAAGACCCACTTTTACATTGATATACCCTGCTACCGTGCGCGAGAAAGAGAGGTAGGTTCGCCCCGTATTTAGGGCCACCACTTGCTCAGCGCCATTTACTTGGCGGCCGCGGGGTATCAGGCCGCAGTACTTCCAGCCGCGCCCATAGAGCCCGACCTTGAAGTGTTTATCGAGTAGAGCAACTGCCGCTAGGCGGTCGGCGCGCGGGTGGCCGACTATAATGCAATCGTATTTTTTGGGCACTGCGGGTAGCACGCGATGAAAACGCGGCGAGGCGGCAAAGGGCAAAAGCCGTGCTTCGCAGCCAAGGCGCCGGTAGTCCGCGAGCGAAACTTCAGCATTAGTATAGAAAAGATCGAAGTAGGGCGCGTAATGCGCGCCTTGCGAGGGAAAGACGTCGGGGTCTGATAGCGAAATGCCCACCGTGGTAATCCCCGCTTGCTTAAGCTCAGCATGCATTTCGCGCGAGAAACTCATGCCGCCCGAATTACATACGACGACCTCGGGCTGGTAATCGCCAATAGCAGCCCGCACCGCCTCATCATGCAGCCAATTAACGCCTCCGTGCTCTGGCGAGGGGCTTTTTTTCACCCAAGGAGAATTTTTGCCAGAATAAAGCTGGGTATCGATGGCTTTTAGAGCACATACTTCGTGTAAGTCCTTAACCATTAAAGAAACAATGTCGTTTTCGCCCATCCAGTAGCTTCCAAAATGTAATACTCTCATCTCTACCACCTCACTATGAGCATAGCATAACTCAAGTAGGCCATGCATAGACAGTGTAGCTTTGGCGAAAGATACAAGAGAACTTGCCCTCCCAAAAGGAGAGGTGGACATTTTGTCAGCATACAGTTCCTACTGTCGTCAAGTTTTGGCCACAACGCTCTTTGTCGCCCTGTTAAGCATCCTGCCGTTCCCTGCGGGGGCCCCCACGTACCAGATCGCCTACCTCGTGTCCGCAAATGAAGAGAAACAAGGCGGCGCACCCGAGCAAGTAGTCGAGACGCCTAAAGTCGAGGCACCAGAAGCACCAGAGACACCAAAAGTAGCAGAGGTACCAGAAACACCAGAAGCACCAGAAGCGCCAGAAGCACCAGTACCGCAAGAAGTAACTTCTGCCACAGCCGTCGGTGGGCCAGCGCCTAAGGCGCATGTAGTCAGAGCGGGCGAGACGCTATCCTGTATCGCTTCTCGTTACCAGCTGAGCGTGGGGCGCCTAGCGGACCTTAATGCCCTTACGAATCCCCACCGGCTAAGCATTGGGCAAAGAATTTTGCTTTCTGAGCTACCCGCGCCGCCGCGGCAGCATCAGGTGCGTAGCGGTGAGAACTTGTGGGTGGTAGCTGGGCGGTACGGTGTCAGCGTCACAAGTATTATTGAGCTCAATAGTCTAAAATCACCAGATCAACTAAGAGTCGGGCAAGTTCTCCTCATCCCCAAGACCGCAAGCACCCTCAGGGCGTCGCGCAGTAGTCTAAATGCGGCAGGCATGATCTGGCCGGTCCTAGGGCGCATAACCAGCCGTTTTGGTCCCCGCTGGGGTACAATCCACCAGGGCCTAGACATAGCGGCGCCGACCGGCACCGAGATTGTGGCGGCTCGGGCAGGCCGAGTGGTTTTAGCTGGTTGGTGGGGCGGCTATGGCAAGTGCGTCCTTATCTACCATGGTAGTGGTATGCACACACTTTACGCCCACGCCTCTAGGCTTCTCGTCACAGAAGGGGATCGAGTGGTGCAGGGTGAGGCCATAGCGAAAATAGGTAGTACCGGCAATTCCACAGGCCCCCACCTACACTTTGAAGTGCGCATCAACGACGACTTCCGCGACCCGCTAAATTTCTTGCCAGAACGCTAAGACAGGCAGCCGAGGCTGTCTGTTTTAGTTCATTAAGGTATAATGGCAGAGAGAGAAGTGAGGGGGGCGTTTGCCTGTCGTACTTAGTTTATGCCGATGCCCGAGGTCGAGTTTACGAAGACCTAGAATACAGGGCGGTGTTGCGCACTGGCGATAGGTTGCTCGTGCCAGAGGACGAAGAATTAATGCCAATGCCTAGCGGGGGGAGCCTAGTAGTCTTGCCGGGTAGGGCGCCCATCGCGCTAAATGCCAAGGGGCAGATGTTGCGCTACCCTAGGCACGGCGCGCAAGCAGTCGCGGCCCTTCTGCCACAGGGCTACTTAAGGTTGCTTTTGCCTGGTTACAGTCGCACCCAAGACCGTTTGCCCCTCTTTGGTTATACCGGAGTAGCCTGGCGTGACGGGCAGTTCTTTGTGGCGGCGCGGGCGGTCGCCAGCACAGCTGACTTAGCGCGGTGGGCGCCCGCTAGCTTTAACACCACTCTGCTCGCCGAGCTCGTAGAGGTTAGGCGCGCGGAGCTAGGCAAGAACCGTGTACTAGAGCAGTTAATCCACTGCTCGCTTCACTATGGCTGTTTTACAGCGCAAAACATCATCTACCGCCGTTTAGAAGGGGCCTTGCCCATCTCGCCTCACTGCAATGCTAGCTGCGTGGGCTGTATTTCGCTGCAGTCCTCAGAGTGTTGCCCTGCGCCGCAAAACCGTATTAGTTTTGTGCCCACTAAGGACGAAGGAGTGCGACTAGCAGTCGCACATCTCTCTGGCGGTGGGGACATGGTCAGTTTTGGGCAGGGCTGCGAAGGCGAGCCCCTCTTGCAGGCCGAGCTCGCGGCCGACATCATTCGCGGTGTGCGCGGCGAAACGAAAGAGGGCCGCATAAATGCCAATACCAATGCCGGCTACTTGGCCGGAGTAAAAAAAGTAGTCGATGCCGGTATAGACTCCCTGCGGGTCAGCCTTAACTCCGTGCGTCAAGAGTCCTACGACCCCTACTACCGCCCCGCGGGGTATACTCTTGCCGACGTAGTAAAGTCTATCCATTACGCGCGCGAGCATGGGGTGTATGTCGCGCTCAATCTTTTGTCTATGCCCGGAGTAACCGATAGAGAAGAAGAAGTAGCGGCACTCCTCGCCTTTTTAACCGCGACGAAGGTCAACCAAGTGCAGTTTC
It encodes the following:
- the fsa gene encoding fructose-6-phosphate aldolase, with the protein product MKFFLDTANISEIKRAVKLGVIDGITTNPTLIAKEGLAFHPTVQEICALCPGPVSAEAISLDVPGMLREAHELAALAPNVVVKIPMTANGLEAVAALSQVGIKTNVTLIFSANQALLAARAGATYVSPFVGRLDDISAPGMEVVHDIAHIFRLHGLPTEIIAASLRHPQHVHAAAVAGAHIATVPYKVIEQMINHPLTTLGIERFLADWQTVKDKS
- a CDS encoding radical SAM protein, whose protein sequence is MSYLVYADARGRVYEDLEYRAVLRTGDRLLVPEDEELMPMPSGGSLVVLPGRAPIALNAKGQMLRYPRHGAQAVAALLPQGYLRLLLPGYSRTQDRLPLFGYTGVAWRDGQFFVAARAVASTADLARWAPASFNTTLLAELVEVRRAELGKNRVLEQLIHCSLHYGCFTAQNIIYRRLEGALPISPHCNASCVGCISLQSSECCPAPQNRISFVPTKDEGVRLAVAHLSGGGDMVSFGQGCEGEPLLQAELAADIIRGVRGETKEGRINANTNAGYLAGVKKVVDAGIDSLRVSLNSVRQESYDPYYRPAGYTLADVVKSIHYAREHGVYVALNLLSMPGVTDREEEVAALLAFLTATKVNQVQFRNLNLDPDHYLAVQPRAQGEIIGMVALAESVQALGVSVR
- the glpX gene encoding class II fructose-bisphosphatase, with product MERELALEFVRVTEAAAISAGRLMGRGQKEAADAAAVDAMRAMLDTVQIRGTIVIGEGEMDEAPMLYIGEKVGGASFPEVDIAVDPLEGTSLVAKGLPNAIAVLAVAEKGGLLHAPDMYMQKLAVGSEAKGCIDLNAPLKYNLEKVAHAKGKRVADLTVVILDRERHASIIREVREAGARIKLISDGDVAPAVATAFGDSGVDMLVGIGGAPEGVLAAAALKCLGGEMQARLMPTCEAEVRRAESMGFKDVSAVLTLQDIVKGNDVIFAATGITDGDLLRGVRYLGAKATTHSIVMRSKTGTVRLVEATHLLEKKAFLRRDV
- a CDS encoding CoA transferase subunit B, producing MSKDIKRERIARRIASELTDGMVVNLGIGLPTQVANYLPSEIKVLFHSENGFVGLGSAPLPGQEDPDVTNAGAQPVTILPGGACFDSCMSFAIIRGGHVDITVLGALEVDEEGNLANWMVPGKMVPGMGGAMDLTVGARRVIVAMEHTAKGKSKILKKCTLPLTAKQEVDMIVTEMAVLEVTPAGLVLREIAPDTTIEEVIAQTEATLIISDVKIMEV
- a CDS encoding M23 family metallopeptidase; the protein is MSAYSSYCRQVLATTLFVALLSILPFPAGAPTYQIAYLVSANEEKQGGAPEQVVETPKVEAPEAPETPKVAEVPETPEAPEAPEAPVPQEVTSATAVGGPAPKAHVVRAGETLSCIASRYQLSVGRLADLNALTNPHRLSIGQRILLSELPAPPRQHQVRSGENLWVVAGRYGVSVTSIIELNSLKSPDQLRVGQVLLIPKTASTLRASRSSLNAAGMIWPVLGRITSRFGPRWGTIHQGLDIAAPTGTEIVAARAGRVVLAGWWGGYGKCVLIYHGSGMHTLYAHASRLLVTEGDRVVQGEAIAKIGSTGNSTGPHLHFEVRINDDFRDPLNFLPER
- a CDS encoding glycosyltransferase, with product MRVLHFGSYWMGENDIVSLMVKDLHEVCALKAIDTQLYSGKNSPWVKKSPSPEHGGVNWLHDEAVRAAIGDYQPEVVVCNSGGMSFSREMHAELKQAGITTVGISLSDPDVFPSQGAHYAPYFDLFYTNAEVSLADYRRLGCEARLLPFAASPRFHRVLPAVPKKYDCIIVGHPRADRLAAVALLDKHFKVGLYGRGWKYCGLIPRGRQVNGAEQVVALNTGRTYLSFSRTVAGYINVKVGLFEAVACGTPVFTEEFAEMQKYFTYGEEIVGYNSLPELVTKLKDHLAHPEKLQALSAKARERLLREHTWQKRWEMVLEDVRQIQHR